The Pseudocalidococcus azoricus BACA0444 genomic sequence TTTGATCACAATTTTCCGGCTGCTCTCCCCCTAGGCAAGCGATGTGGGGCTAATCTCTTCTGGAGCAAAGGTTTGAGGGTTCCGGAGCACAAAGAGAAGCATCATTAACAAAAATTTGCAGTTTTGTAAAACTTCTGTTACATTAGTTTACATAAGGTTACAAAGCTCAATGTTAAGAGGGTTTATACCGTGTTTGCTCCCCTAGTCTTATTGGTTCGTTCTTGGATGGGTACAAAAGAATTCAACCGTTTTCGGGGTCAGGCCATTGCTCTCCATGCTCAACTCATTTCCCGAGTTTGTGACCGTCTTGGCCTAGATCGAAACTATCGCCAGAACATGATCCGCTTAGCTCGCGACAATGGCAAACGGTTGGGGCTGTTAGCTTAATTTCCCACTTCTGCTTTGGTTTTAAGGCTCATTGGCTTGATGGTTTTCCCCTGATTT encodes the following:
- the pgr5 gene encoding cyclic electron transport protein PGR5; protein product: MFAPLVLLVRSWMGTKEFNRFRGQAIALHAQLISRVCDRLGLDRNYRQNMIRLARDNGKRLGLLA